In Falco naumanni isolate bFalNau1 chromosome 5, bFalNau1.pat, whole genome shotgun sequence, the following are encoded in one genomic region:
- the AMDHD1 gene encoding probable imidazolonepropionase isoform X2 codes for MAGRHRLLLENARQLVLVCGRGEECLRREGAGGLAVLRDASLVVGLDGCIIAVGQADVIRHQFSGATFERIIDCSGKCVLPGLVDAHTHPVWAGDRVHEFAMKLAGASYMDIHEAGGGIHFTVEHTRKATEEELFTTFKHRLERMCRAGSTLVECKSGYGLNLDTELKMLRVIERAKQTMDIGISSTYCGAHSVPKGKTATEATDDIINNHLPKLKELKLSGEIHVDNIDVFCEKGVFDLESTRRILQAGKDIGLQINFHGDELHPMKSAELGAELGARAISHLEEVSDEGITAMARAKCAAVLLPTTAYMLRLKQPQARKMLEEGVIVALGSDFNPNAYCFSMVGALDLPVWGT; via the exons ATGGCGGGCCGGCAccggctgctgctggagaacgcccggcagctggtgctggtctGCGGCCGCGGCGAGGAGTGTCTGCGGCGGGAGGGCGCCGGCGGCCTGGCCGTGCTGCGGGACGCCAGCCTGGTGGTGGGGCT AGATGGTTGTATCATAGCTGTGGGCCAGGCAGATGTTATTCGCCATCAGTTTTCAGGAGCAACATTTGAAAGAATAATTGACTGCTCTGGGAAGTGCGTGTTACCAG gcCTGGtagatgcacacacacatccagTATGGGCTGGTGATAGGGTTCATGAGTTTGCAATGAAG ctggcAGGTGCGTCCTACATGGATATCCATGAGGCTGGGGGAGGAATCCATTTTACTGTGGAACACACTCGGAAGGCTACAGAAGAAGAGCTGTTCACTACTTTCAAACACCGACTGGAACGCATGTGCAGAGCAGGATCTACATTGGTTGAGTGCAAAAGTGGATATGGCTTAAACTTAGACACAGAGCTTAAGATGCTCAGGGTGATCGAACGTGCTAAGCAAACCATGGATATTGGCATTTCTTCAACGTACTGTGGAGCTCATTCGGTGCCAAA agGGAAAACTGCTACTGAAGCCACAGATGACATTATCAATAACCATCTCCCTAAACTGAAAGAATTGAAACTAAGTGGTGAAATACATGTTGACAATATAGATGTGTTCTGTGAGAAGGGAGTCTTTGATCTGGAGTCTACTAGGAGGATTCTTCAAGCTGGAAAAGATATAGGGTTACAGATTAACTTCCATGGTGATGAACTCCATCCAATGAAATCTGCTGAG CTTGGAGCTGAACTAGGAGCCCGGGCTATCAGCCACCTGGAAGAAGTTAGTGATGAAGGTATCACGGCGATGGCAAGAGCTAAGTGCGCTGCTGTCCTTTTACCAACAACTGCCTACATGCTAAG ACTGAAGCAACCTCAAGCTAGAAAAATGTTAGAAGAAGGAGTTATAGTTGCTCTTGGCAGTGACTTTAATCCTAATGCATACTGCTTTTCAATG GTGGGAGCACTTGATTTACCAGTTTGGGGGACATGA
- the SNRPF gene encoding small nuclear ribonucleoprotein F — MSLPLNPKPFLNGLTGKPVMVKLKWGMEYKGYLVSVDGYMNMQLANTEEYIDGALSGHLGEVLIRCNNVLYIRGVEEEEEDGEMRE; from the exons ATG AGCCTGCCCCTCAACCCCAAGCCCTTCCTGAACGGGCTGACGGGGAAGCCGGTGATGGTGAAGCTGAAGTGGGGGATGGAGTACAAGGGCTACCTCGTCTCCGTCGACGGCTACATGAACATGCAG CTTGCAAACACAGAGGAGTATATAGACGGTGCGTTGTCTGGACACCTGGGTGAAGTTTTGATAAG GTGTAATAATGTTTTGTACATCAGAGGtgtggaagaagaggaagaagatggagAAATGAGAGAATAG
- the AMDHD1 gene encoding probable imidazolonepropionase isoform X1, producing the protein MAGRHRLLLENARQLVLVCGRGEECLRREGAGGLAVLRDASLVVGLDGCIIAVGQADVIRHQFSGATFERIIDCSGKCVLPGLVDAHTHPVWAGDRVHEFAMKLAGASYMDIHEAGGGIHFTVEHTRKATEEELFTTFKHRLERMCRAGSTLVECKSGYGLNLDTELKMLRVIERAKQTMDIGISSTYCGAHSVPKGKTATEATDDIINNHLPKLKELKLSGEIHVDNIDVFCEKGVFDLESTRRILQAGKDIGLQINFHGDELHPMKSAELGAELGARAISHLEEVSDEGITAMARAKCAAVLLPTTAYMLRLKQPQARKMLEEGVIVALGSDFNPNAYCFSMPMVMHLACVNMKMSMNEALAAATINAAYALGKSDTHGSIEVGKQGDLVIINSSRWEHLIYQFGGHEALISYVIVKGKVIYQNEKCGTMSSY; encoded by the exons ATGGCGGGCCGGCAccggctgctgctggagaacgcccggcagctggtgctggtctGCGGCCGCGGCGAGGAGTGTCTGCGGCGGGAGGGCGCCGGCGGCCTGGCCGTGCTGCGGGACGCCAGCCTGGTGGTGGGGCT AGATGGTTGTATCATAGCTGTGGGCCAGGCAGATGTTATTCGCCATCAGTTTTCAGGAGCAACATTTGAAAGAATAATTGACTGCTCTGGGAAGTGCGTGTTACCAG gcCTGGtagatgcacacacacatccagTATGGGCTGGTGATAGGGTTCATGAGTTTGCAATGAAG ctggcAGGTGCGTCCTACATGGATATCCATGAGGCTGGGGGAGGAATCCATTTTACTGTGGAACACACTCGGAAGGCTACAGAAGAAGAGCTGTTCACTACTTTCAAACACCGACTGGAACGCATGTGCAGAGCAGGATCTACATTGGTTGAGTGCAAAAGTGGATATGGCTTAAACTTAGACACAGAGCTTAAGATGCTCAGGGTGATCGAACGTGCTAAGCAAACCATGGATATTGGCATTTCTTCAACGTACTGTGGAGCTCATTCGGTGCCAAA agGGAAAACTGCTACTGAAGCCACAGATGACATTATCAATAACCATCTCCCTAAACTGAAAGAATTGAAACTAAGTGGTGAAATACATGTTGACAATATAGATGTGTTCTGTGAGAAGGGAGTCTTTGATCTGGAGTCTACTAGGAGGATTCTTCAAGCTGGAAAAGATATAGGGTTACAGATTAACTTCCATGGTGATGAACTCCATCCAATGAAATCTGCTGAG CTTGGAGCTGAACTAGGAGCCCGGGCTATCAGCCACCTGGAAGAAGTTAGTGATGAAGGTATCACGGCGATGGCAAGAGCTAAGTGCGCTGCTGTCCTTTTACCAACAACTGCCTACATGCTAAG ACTGAAGCAACCTCAAGCTAGAAAAATGTTAGAAGAAGGAGTTATAGTTGCTCTTGGCAGTGACTTTAATCCTAATGCATACTGCTTTTCAATG CCTATGGTGATGCATCTAGCCTGTGTAAACATGAAGATGTCAATGAATGAAGCATTAGCAGCTGCCACCATTAATGCGGCTTATGCCCTGGGAAAGTCGGACACGCATGGCTCCATAGAGGTTGGCAAGCAGGGGGATCTTGTTATCATAAATTCATCAAG GTGGGAGCACTTGATTTACCAGTTTGGGGGACATGAAGCACTGATCAGCTATGTTATAGTTAAAGGGAAAGTCATCTATCAAAATGAGAAGTGTGGGACAATGAGCAGTTACTGA